One Verrucomicrobiota bacterium genomic region harbors:
- a CDS encoding DUF4445 domain-containing protein, giving the protein MPIVIFEPSGRRIECKPGANLLEMCWEHHIPIESLCGGNGACGRCAVQVTEGDVPVTAEQRIHFDDDRLARGWRLACQTRVEHDLRVNAPAPAGTLKSHIVTNGEVFKVHLAPAVHKHFLKLNDATLHEPLSDSERIKRALHDGASLRFRPAPLRKLPETLRQGRGHVTVTVWDGAVLDVEAGDTSKSCYGIAFDVGTSTVVALLVDLTTGEELGVAAALNTQRKYGEDVISRISYCREHPDGVETLSGEIAGLLSDLAAQVTAARGMDLRHVYEYIAVGNTTMAHLIAGVDPSPLGELPYAPVFTARHTMLDGPKGARLGHRPFELPGAIGAYVGSDALTAVVAFELHTKPGMRLFYDIGTNAEILAGGRARMLATSAAAGPALEGVKIECGMIGVAGAIDTCTVRTGGRGDDGDLAFTTIGDVEPVGICGSGLVDVAAALLDLGVIDPSGRLRPPDACPDTVPPKIRARLHEVRGMTRIALAEDVYLSQRDVREFQNAKAAIAAGVDILLGHLGITPDQLDEVLIGGAFGSMLNPRSAQRTGVIPNVPLEKVRAVGNTAIQGAKAYLLSTDMRREICAARDHIELHELSTEPGFTDRFAEHMTFDAR; this is encoded by the coding sequence ATGCCAATCGTCATCTTTGAACCGTCCGGCCGCCGGATCGAGTGCAAGCCCGGCGCCAACCTGCTCGAGATGTGCTGGGAGCACCACATCCCGATCGAGTCGCTCTGCGGCGGCAACGGGGCCTGCGGCCGCTGCGCCGTCCAGGTGACCGAGGGCGACGTCCCTGTCACCGCCGAACAGCGAATCCATTTCGACGACGACCGCCTTGCCCGGGGCTGGCGCCTCGCGTGTCAGACGCGCGTCGAGCACGACCTGCGCGTCAACGCGCCCGCACCCGCCGGCACGCTCAAGAGCCACATCGTCACCAACGGCGAGGTGTTCAAAGTCCATCTCGCCCCTGCCGTGCACAAACACTTCCTTAAGCTCAACGACGCGACGCTGCACGAGCCGCTGAGCGACTCCGAGCGCATCAAGCGCGCGCTCCACGACGGCGCGAGCCTCCGCTTCCGCCCCGCCCCGCTGCGCAAGCTGCCCGAGACGCTGCGTCAGGGCCGCGGGCACGTGACGGTCACCGTCTGGGACGGCGCCGTGCTCGACGTCGAAGCCGGCGACACATCGAAGAGCTGCTACGGCATCGCGTTCGACGTCGGCACCTCAACGGTGGTCGCCCTGCTCGTCGACCTCACGACCGGCGAAGAACTCGGCGTCGCCGCCGCGCTCAACACGCAGCGCAAGTACGGCGAGGACGTCATCTCGCGCATCTCATACTGCCGCGAGCACCCCGACGGCGTCGAGACACTCTCAGGCGAGATCGCCGGCCTGCTCAGCGATCTCGCCGCACAGGTGACCGCCGCGCGCGGCATGGACCTGCGCCACGTCTACGAGTACATCGCCGTCGGCAACACGACGATGGCCCACCTCATCGCCGGCGTCGATCCGTCGCCGCTGGGCGAGCTGCCGTACGCGCCGGTCTTTACTGCGCGCCACACGATGCTCGACGGCCCGAAGGGTGCCCGGCTCGGCCACCGGCCGTTCGAGCTGCCCGGCGCGATCGGCGCCTACGTCGGCAGCGACGCGCTCACCGCCGTCGTCGCGTTCGAGCTCCACACCAAGCCGGGCATGCGGCTCTTCTATGACATCGGCACCAACGCCGAAATCCTCGCCGGCGGACGCGCGCGCATGCTGGCCACCTCGGCCGCCGCGGGACCGGCCCTCGAGGGCGTCAAGATTGAGTGCGGCATGATCGGCGTCGCCGGCGCCATCGACACCTGCACCGTGCGCACCGGCGGCCGCGGCGACGACGGCGATCTGGCGTTCACCACCATCGGCGACGTCGAGCCGGTCGGCATCTGCGGCTCGGGCCTCGTCGATGTCGCCGCGGCGCTCCTCGACCTCGGCGTCATCGACCCGAGCGGCCGCCTGCGCCCCCCGGACGCTTGCCCCGACACCGTGCCCCCGAAGATCCGTGCCCGGCTGCACGAGGTGCGAGGCATGACGCGCATCGCGCTGGCCGAAGACGTCTACCTGAGCCAGCGCGACGTGCGCGAATTCCAGAACGCCAAGGCCGCCATCGCCGCCGGCGTCGACATCCTGCTCGGCCATCTCGGCATCACACCCGATCAGCTCGACGAAGTCCTGATCGGCGGCGCATTCGGCAGCATGCTCAACCCGCGCTCGGCCCAGCGCACCGGCGTCATCCCCAACGTGCCGCTGGAGAAAGTCCGCGCCGTCGGCAACACCGCCATCCAGGGCGCCAAGGCCTACCTCCTCTCCACCGACATGCGCCGCGAGATCTGCGCCGCCCGCGACCACATCGAGCTCCACGAGCTGAGCACCGAACCCGGCTTCACCGACCGCTTCGCCGAACACATGACGTTCGATGCCCGATAG
- a CDS encoding menaquinone biosynthesis decarboxylase, producing the protein MPYNSLRDFTNKLEAEGELRRVEAEISPALEITEYTDRVCKAGGPALLFTNVRGSKFPVLMNAFGSMRRMALALGVSDVEDIAREIEALLHKQPPATLMDKVRTLVDLFHLSRTAPRTVRTGPCKQIVEHEPDLSKLPVLTCWPQDGGPFITLPTVFSKHPETGQRNVGMYRMQVYDARTTGMHWHVHKVGAAHYRAYEARGERMPVAVALGGDPAMTYAATAPLPEAVDEVFFAGFLRKKGIDMVKCETCDLEVPADADFVLEGYVDPGERRREGPFGDHTGYYSLDDDYPVFHLKCITRRADPIYAATVVGRPPMEDCFMAKTTERLFLPMLKAVLPELVDMNLPLEGVFHNLALVSIRKQYPFHARKVMHALWGLGQMMFTKTIVVVDEEVNVQDPSEVAWRTLANIDPKRDITFAEGPTDVLDHAAQHPTLSSKLGIDATRKWPTEGFSRQWPDPIKMTPEVKRRIDELLGGL; encoded by the coding sequence ATGCCGTACAACTCGTTGAGAGACTTCACCAACAAACTCGAGGCCGAGGGCGAACTGCGCCGCGTCGAGGCCGAGATCAGCCCCGCGCTCGAGATCACCGAATACACCGACCGCGTCTGCAAAGCCGGCGGCCCCGCCTTGCTCTTCACCAACGTGCGGGGCTCCAAGTTCCCCGTGCTCATGAACGCCTTCGGCTCGATGCGCCGGATGGCGCTCGCCCTCGGCGTAAGCGATGTTGAAGACATCGCCCGTGAGATCGAGGCCCTCCTCCACAAGCAGCCGCCGGCGACGCTCATGGACAAGGTCCGCACACTCGTCGACCTCTTCCACCTCTCGCGCACCGCGCCGCGCACGGTCAGGACCGGACCGTGCAAACAGATCGTCGAGCACGAGCCCGACCTCTCCAAACTGCCCGTGCTCACCTGCTGGCCCCAGGACGGCGGCCCGTTCATCACCCTGCCGACGGTGTTCTCGAAACACCCTGAGACCGGGCAACGCAACGTCGGCATGTATCGCATGCAGGTCTACGACGCGCGCACAACCGGCATGCACTGGCACGTCCACAAAGTCGGCGCCGCCCATTACCGCGCGTACGAGGCCCGCGGCGAGCGCATGCCGGTTGCCGTCGCACTCGGCGGCGACCCCGCAATGACCTACGCCGCAACCGCCCCGCTCCCCGAGGCCGTCGACGAGGTTTTCTTCGCCGGGTTTCTGCGCAAGAAGGGCATCGACATGGTCAAGTGCGAGACGTGCGACCTCGAGGTTCCCGCCGACGCCGACTTTGTCCTCGAGGGCTACGTCGATCCCGGCGAGCGCCGTCGCGAAGGCCCCTTCGGCGACCACACCGGCTACTACTCGCTCGACGACGATTACCCCGTCTTCCACCTCAAGTGCATCACGCGCCGCGCCGATCCCATCTACGCCGCCACCGTCGTCGGCCGGCCGCCGATGGAAGACTGCTTCATGGCCAAGACAACCGAGCGGCTCTTCCTCCCCATGCTCAAAGCCGTGCTGCCCGAGCTGGTCGACATGAACCTCCCCCTCGAGGGCGTCTTCCACAACCTCGCGCTCGTGAGCATTCGCAAGCAGTACCCGTTCCACGCCCGCAAAGTCATGCACGCCCTCTGGGGCCTCGGCCAGATGATGTTCACCAAGACCATCGTCGTGGTCGACGAGGAGGTCAACGTCCAGGACCCGAGCGAAGTCGCCTGGCGCACCTTGGCCAACATCGACCCCAAGCGCGACATCACTTTCGCCGAAGGCCCCACCGACGTCCTCGACCACGCCGCTCAACACCCCACCCTCAGCAGCAAACTCGGCATCGACGCCACCAGGAAATGGCCCACCGAAGGTTTCTCCCGCCAGTGGCCCGACCCCATCAAAATGACCCCCGAAGTCAAACGCCGCATCGACGAGCTACTCGGCGGGCTGTAG
- a CDS encoding VIT1/CCC1 transporter family protein, producing MDPAVKTKLLAAQRNEISESQIYTWLAGRIKDEKNRKILQDIAKDERGHYEVLKRLTQTDVKPARLRVLWYRSVARVLGLSFGLRLMERGEGFAAELYETLSARESNLAKLFLDEQRHEGDLLGLIQEERIEYAGSIVLGLNDALTELTGALVGLTFALQNGKLIAATGLITGLAASMSMAASGFLSAREEGDGETSKKPLKSAAYTGIAYVATVVLLILPYLLLGNVYAAAATMMATSVLIVLAYNFYITTAKNLPLWCRFRDMAAISLSVAAISFLIGLLVRNLFGVEI from the coding sequence ATGGATCCCGCTGTGAAGACCAAGCTGCTGGCCGCGCAGCGCAACGAGATCAGCGAATCGCAGATCTACACGTGGCTCGCGGGACGCATCAAGGACGAGAAGAACCGGAAGATCCTCCAAGACATCGCCAAGGACGAACGGGGCCACTACGAGGTGCTCAAACGGCTCACGCAGACGGACGTCAAGCCCGCGCGGCTCAGGGTGCTCTGGTACCGGTCCGTCGCGCGCGTGCTCGGGCTCTCGTTCGGGCTTCGGCTCATGGAGCGCGGCGAGGGGTTCGCCGCCGAGCTGTACGAGACGCTGAGCGCGCGGGAATCCAACTTGGCCAAGCTGTTTCTCGACGAGCAGCGCCACGAGGGCGACCTGCTCGGCCTCATCCAGGAAGAGCGCATCGAGTACGCCGGCTCGATCGTGCTTGGCCTGAACGACGCACTCACCGAGCTGACCGGCGCGCTCGTCGGCCTGACGTTCGCCCTCCAGAACGGCAAGCTCATCGCCGCTACGGGTCTGATCACGGGCCTGGCCGCCTCCATGTCGATGGCTGCATCGGGCTTCCTCTCCGCGCGGGAGGAGGGCGATGGTGAAACCTCGAAGAAGCCGCTCAAGTCGGCGGCCTACACAGGCATCGCGTACGTTGCGACAGTAGTACTCCTGATCCTGCCCTATCTGCTGCTCGGCAACGTCTATGCCGCCGCGGCGACGATGATGGCCACCAGCGTGCTCATCGTCCTCGCCTACAACTTCTACATCACCACCGCCAAAAACTTGCCGCTCTGGTGCCGGTTCCGCGACATGGCCGCCATCTCGCTGAGCGTCGCCGCCATCAGCTTCCTCATCGGCCTGCTGGTGCGCAACTTGTTCGGCGTGGAGATCTGA
- a CDS encoding DUF814 domain-containing protein, whose product MALTQAEVGRVVEELGWVLPGATVGGFFQYAPRRFVLSAEQVDYGHNVLICLQPPHVRLHLTRQRLRDKRERLSFGEYVRSRIEGARVTDVRQVNADRIIEFVFDKAGETLSLVVELFPRGPHIGLLDAQRRVLASLDSRRVGSVYEAPPKPTLTHEGAAIEVVGDTLYNYVLDERFAASDAEEQFEAEKRQLVSQLKRERRRLRKLVDRIEGDIAQGRQWSEQARWGELLKSALGTKGAGHESVEVEDFSTGERVRVPLDSALGVRDNMEAYFKRSRKLKRTLERAEREVGSAAARLASIEAACAAAEAVDSPDGIERFLDEHELRLKAKQAPKVRPPAGAKAKKQPAEEFRYFLSAAGKKIYVGRSDAENDRLTVSFARGHDLWLHCHDYAGSHVVVTLGKDETADRETLLDAATLALAYSKARNAGSGEVLYTQRRYVSKPKRMPPGKVYVSTHKVMHLKLDENRLRAVKERTKEG is encoded by the coding sequence ATGGCGTTGACGCAGGCAGAGGTGGGGCGTGTCGTCGAGGAGTTGGGCTGGGTGCTGCCCGGCGCGACGGTCGGCGGCTTCTTCCAGTACGCGCCGAGACGGTTCGTGCTGTCGGCTGAGCAGGTCGATTACGGACACAATGTGCTCATCTGCCTTCAGCCGCCGCACGTGCGGCTCCATCTGACGCGCCAGCGGCTGCGCGACAAACGGGAGCGGCTGTCATTCGGCGAGTACGTGCGGTCCCGGATCGAAGGCGCGCGCGTCACTGACGTGCGGCAGGTCAACGCGGACCGGATCATTGAGTTCGTGTTCGATAAGGCGGGCGAGACGTTGTCGCTCGTTGTCGAGCTGTTCCCACGCGGGCCGCATATTGGGCTGCTCGATGCGCAGCGGCGCGTGCTCGCGTCGCTCGACAGCCGGCGGGTGGGCTCGGTTTATGAGGCGCCGCCGAAGCCGACGCTGACGCACGAGGGCGCCGCGATCGAGGTTGTGGGCGACACGCTCTACAACTACGTGCTCGATGAACGGTTTGCGGCGTCGGATGCCGAGGAGCAGTTCGAGGCCGAGAAACGGCAGCTCGTGTCGCAGCTCAAGCGCGAGCGGCGGCGGCTGCGGAAGCTTGTCGACCGGATCGAGGGCGACATTGCGCAGGGCAGGCAATGGTCCGAACAGGCGCGGTGGGGCGAGCTGCTCAAATCGGCGCTCGGCACCAAGGGCGCAGGGCACGAGTCAGTCGAGGTCGAGGATTTCTCGACGGGCGAGAGGGTCCGCGTGCCGCTCGATTCGGCGCTCGGCGTACGCGACAACATGGAGGCGTACTTCAAGCGCAGCCGCAAGCTCAAGCGCACACTCGAGCGGGCCGAGCGCGAGGTGGGCAGCGCGGCGGCGCGCCTGGCGAGCATCGAGGCGGCATGCGCGGCGGCCGAGGCGGTCGACTCGCCCGACGGGATAGAACGGTTTCTCGACGAGCACGAGTTGCGGCTCAAGGCGAAGCAGGCGCCCAAGGTCCGCCCGCCTGCGGGTGCCAAGGCGAAGAAGCAGCCAGCGGAGGAGTTTCGGTACTTCCTGTCGGCGGCGGGCAAGAAGATCTACGTTGGACGGAGCGACGCCGAGAACGACCGGCTCACGGTGTCGTTCGCGCGCGGGCACGACTTGTGGCTGCATTGCCACGACTACGCGGGCTCGCACGTTGTGGTAACGCTGGGCAAGGACGAGACGGCGGACCGCGAGACGCTGCTCGACGCGGCGACGCTGGCGCTTGCCTACAGCAAAGCGCGGAACGCGGGGTCGGGTGAGGTGCTCTACACGCAGCGACGGTACGTATCGAAGCCGAAGCGGATGCCTCCAGGCAAGGTGTACGTCAGCACGCACAAGGTGATGCACCTCAAGCTCGACGAGAACCGGCTGCGCGCAGTCAAGGAACGGACAAAGGAAGGCTAG
- a CDS encoding corrinoid protein: MSTLEDLSNAIIKGNISVPAKSDELVKRALDEGVSVRDILEKGMIAGMSVVGERFKKCEVYVPEVLIAARAMKAAMAVLKPLLAESDIEPVGTVVIGTVKGDLHDIGKNLVAMMLEGAGFNVIDAGIDVTPEKFIEAAQKAGAQVVAMSALLTTTMPGMKTTIDAIKAAGLTGTIKTVIGGAPVTQAYADQIQADGFAPDAASAVDKIKELIAA; encoded by the coding sequence ATGAGTACGCTTGAAGACCTTTCGAATGCCATCATCAAGGGCAACATCAGTGTGCCCGCCAAATCCGACGAGCTGGTCAAGCGCGCACTCGACGAAGGCGTGTCGGTCAGGGACATCCTGGAGAAGGGCATGATCGCCGGCATGAGCGTGGTCGGTGAACGCTTCAAGAAGTGCGAGGTTTACGTGCCCGAGGTGCTCATCGCCGCGCGCGCGATGAAGGCCGCGATGGCCGTGCTCAAACCGCTGCTGGCTGAGAGCGATATCGAGCCTGTGGGCACGGTCGTCATCGGCACGGTCAAGGGCGACCTGCACGACATCGGCAAGAACCTTGTGGCCATGATGCTCGAGGGCGCCGGGTTCAACGTGATCGACGCCGGCATCGACGTCACGCCCGAGAAGTTCATCGAGGCGGCCCAGAAGGCCGGCGCCCAAGTCGTCGCCATGTCGGCGCTGCTCACCACAACGATGCCCGGCATGAAGACCACCATCGATGCGATCAAGGCCGCGGGGCTTACCGGCACGATCAAGACCGTCATCGGCGGCGCGCCGGTGACCCAGGCCTACGCCGACCAGATCCAGGCCGACGGCTTTGCGCCCGACGCCGCCTCGGCCGTCGACAAGATCAAGGAACTCATCGCCGCGTAA
- a CDS encoding dihydropteroate synthase, with product MLIIGERINTSRKGLDEKVAARDEAFFRQLARAQFEAGANYLDVNCGTRINSEPDDIAWLATLVQSETGAPLSIDTPNPAAAEAALKVHTGDKKPIINSISGEKDRYERIIGLVREYKCGVIALALDDEGMPANGPERFAKAQKLMDRLLGDGVPVEHIYLDPLVQPVASSIDPDLSYGREVLWTLRKFKETWPGIHCSAGVSNVSHGLPKRKLLNQAFMVMCLEAGLDTAIIDPNDGYLMQLILAAEAIIGRDEMCANYIGAERSGKIEYWVPPEPKKE from the coding sequence ATGCTCATTATCGGCGAACGGATCAATACATCGCGGAAAGGCCTCGACGAAAAAGTCGCCGCGCGCGATGAAGCGTTCTTCCGCCAGCTCGCCCGCGCCCAATTCGAGGCTGGCGCCAACTACCTCGACGTCAACTGCGGCACGCGCATCAACTCCGAGCCCGACGATATCGCCTGGCTCGCCACGCTCGTCCAGAGCGAGACCGGCGCGCCGCTCTCGATCGACACGCCCAACCCCGCCGCCGCCGAGGCGGCGCTCAAGGTCCACACTGGCGATAAGAAGCCAATCATCAACTCGATCAGCGGCGAGAAAGACCGCTACGAGCGCATCATCGGCCTCGTGCGCGAGTACAAGTGCGGTGTCATCGCCCTTGCCCTCGACGACGAAGGCATGCCGGCCAACGGCCCCGAACGCTTCGCCAAGGCGCAGAAGCTCATGGACCGCCTGCTCGGCGACGGCGTGCCGGTCGAGCACATCTACCTCGACCCGCTCGTACAGCCGGTCGCCTCCTCGATCGACCCCGACCTGAGCTACGGGCGCGAAGTACTCTGGACACTGCGCAAGTTCAAGGAGACCTGGCCCGGTATTCACTGCAGCGCCGGCGTGAGCAACGTCAGTCACGGCCTGCCCAAACGCAAGCTCCTCAACCAGGCCTTCATGGTCATGTGCCTCGAGGCCGGGCTTGACACCGCCATCATCGACCCCAACGACGGCTACCTCATGCAGCTCATCCTGGCTGCCGAAGCCATCATCGGCCGAGACGAGATGTGCGCCAACTACATCGGCGCCGAACGCTCGGGCAAGATCGAATACTGGGTTCCGCCGGAACCAAAGAAGGAATAG
- the yacG gene encoding DNA gyrase inhibitor YacG, giving the protein MIERAKKKPVRATCPTCKAAVEYRPDDADAAAVFPFCSERCRLADLDKWFEEEYRIERPATEADLEQED; this is encoded by the coding sequence ATGATCGAGCGGGCGAAGAAGAAGCCGGTGCGGGCGACGTGCCCGACGTGCAAGGCGGCGGTCGAGTACCGGCCCGACGATGCGGATGCGGCGGCGGTGTTCCCGTTTTGTTCGGAGCGGTGCCGGCTGGCCGACCTCGACAAGTGGTTCGAGGAGGAGTACCGGATCGAGCGGCCGGCGACGGAAGCGGATTTGGAGCAGGAGGACTAG